Sequence from the Terriglobia bacterium genome:
GGCGCCCCTGGTTATGGACCGAAAGTTCAATCCCGGATTTCGCGTCAACCTACACATCAAGGATCTCGCGAACGTCTTGGACACCTCTCATGAACTCGGCGTCCCTCTTCCTCTAACGGCTGCGGTCATGGAAATGCTCCAAGCGCTGAAGGTCGGAGGCATGGGCGATTGGGACCACGGCAGCTTGGTGCGCTACTACGAAAACATGGCCGGTGTCGAGGTAAAGCGATAGTGCGGTAACGAGCAAGACTGATCAAGGAGAAAACACTATGTCCTACATGTCCGCCACTTTGCCCCCGAATGCCTTCAAAGCTGCTCTGCGTGATGGTAAGCAGCAGATCGGATTATGGACTGCCCTGTGCAGCAATATTACCGCTGAGATCATCGCAGGTTCCGGTTTCGACTGGGTAGTGATCGATACCGAGCACGGCCCCAACGAAGTTCCAGGAGTGCTGTCGCAGTTGCAGGCGATGGTACGAGGTACGGCGGAGCCGGTGGTCCGTGCCGCCTGGAATGACGCTGTGCTGATCAAGCGCTTATGCGACGTGGGAGCTCGAACGCTGCTGGTTCCATTCGTCCAGAATGGCGAGGAGGCTCGGCGAGCTGTCGCCGCAACCCGCTATCCACCCCGCGGAATTCGTGGCGTCGCGGGTGGGCCACGCGCCAATCTCTACGGGAGGGTTGCAAACTATCACGTCAACGCCCATGAGAACATGTGCGTGCTGGTTCAGGTCGAAACGCGCGCCGCTCTTGACGAAGTAGAGGCGATAGCCTCGGTCGAAGGAGTGGATGGAATCTTCATCGGCCCCGGCGACCTGGCCGCGGCACTTGGTCACTTGGCGAATCCTGGTCATCCGGAGGTTCAGGCCGCCATTGCCGATTGTTTTGCTCGTTGTCGGGCGGTGGGCA
This genomic interval carries:
- a CDS encoding HpcH/HpaI aldolase/citrate lyase family protein; this translates as MSYMSATLPPNAFKAALRDGKQQIGLWTALCSNITAEIIAGSGFDWVVIDTEHGPNEVPGVLSQLQAMVRGTAEPVVRAAWNDAVLIKRLCDVGARTLLVPFVQNGEEARRAVAATRYPPRGIRGVAGGPRANLYGRVANYHVNAHENMCVLVQVETRAALDEVEAIASVEGVDGIFIGPGDLAAALGHLANPGHPEVQAAIADCFARCRAVGKAAGILLADPNEAMRALELGFTFVAVGSDVGILAKGAEKLAAQFKQRLVAVGK